GTCGAGCCGCAAAGCGAAGAGGAATTCGTCGACGCTGTACGTGACGCCGATGCCGCGGGTCTGCCGCTGTTGGTCATTGGAGGCGGGTCTAATCTGCTCGTCGCCGATGAGCCGTTCCATGGCGTCGTTGTGCGCGATGCCCGCCGAGGTATTTCGGTGTTGGACGATGATGCCCATGCCGATGTGAACGCCGGCAGTGTTGCCATCGTGGCGCAGGCTGGCGTGAACTGGGACGATTTCGTGGCCTTCTGCGTCGATTCTGGTTTTTCGGGGATTGAAGGACTCTCCGGGGTTCCCGGTTCTGTCGGGGCTTCGGTGGTGCAGAACATCGGTGCCTACGGACAGGAAGTCGCTTCCTGCGTCTCCTCGGTCCGTGTTTTCGACCGGGAAAACCAGCGTATACGCCAGCTTGACCGTGACGATATGTATTTTGGATACCGTAGTTCGGCTTTGAAATCCAGTATGTATACCGCTCCGGCAACTCCGGCCGGCAGCTATTTCCCGACACCGCGCTACGTCGTGCTTGCCGTGACGTTTGAACTGCAACGCAATCGAACTGACGAAGTTGCTTTCGACCAGCTCGCCAAGGCTCTTGATATCGAGGTGGGGGAGCGGATGCCGAATGCCGACATTCGGCAGGCCGTGCTCAAGGTGCGCGCCGCCAAGGGCATGTTGGAAGACCCGAACCGATACTTGCTGCCTGTGATGCGTGGTTGCAAGAATTTTCATACCTTTGCCGATGCATTCTCGGCAAACGATCTGGCAAGTCGAGATAGCTTAACCAATGTGAGTGGCAAAGCGGGATTCCCTCTGAACTTCGACCGCCATAGCTGTGGCAGTTTCTTCATGAACCCGATACTGACCAAACAACAGGCGGCCAAGCTGCCCCCTGAAGCTCCACAGTTCAAAGCGTCGCTGCCAAATGGCGAACCCGGTGTCAAAACCTCGGCCGCATGGCTGATCGACCATGCAGGTTTCCACAAGGGCTACAAGGTGCGTCCCGATGCCAAGGCCGGTCTCTCGACGCTCCACACACTTGCGCTGACCAATCGTGGCGGTGCCCACGCCGGCGATGTCGAGGAACTTGCCAAGACCATCCAAACCGGTGTCGAAGAAAAGTTCGGCATCCGCTTGGTCCCCGAGCCGGTGGTTGTGGGCATGGATCTGCGCTGAAACCGGTAACGTTGTCGTCATGTCATCTCCATATGCTTTCGGTAGGTCCATTCACTTAGGGTTGAGAAACGGACGAAGGGGATAGAAGGTCATGAATCTTTTCAGAACGAAATCGGTGGAGCAAGCGCTGGCCGAAACGGCTACCGGCGACCGCAAGCTGGTACGCAACCTCGGCGCTTGGGATTTGGCCGTCATGGGTGTGGCCGTTGCCGTCGGTGCCGGCATCTTCTCCATCGGCGCGCAGGCCGCCGCCTTCCACGCCGGTCCTGCGGCCATCCTGAGCTTCCTTATCGCCGGCATCATCTGCGGGGCCGCGGTGATGTGCTACGCGGAGTTCGCCTCGATGATTCCCGCCGCCGGTTCCGCCTACACATTCACTTACACGACAGTAGGAGAGCTGGTGGCCTGGATCATCGGCTGGGACCTGATTCTCGAGATGCTGATGGCCGGTTCCGTGGTCTCCAAATATTGGAGCGTCTACCTCAACGATTTCCTGCGCCTGATGGGCTTCAATTCCAGCACGGAAATTCATTTCGGCAAATTCACGTTCGATTGGGCCCCTCTGATTGTCATCACGTTCTTCACGGTGCTTCTGGTGCTGGGTACCAGAATCGGCGCTCGTGTCGACGGTGCTTTCACCATTCTGAAAATCGGTATTGTCGTCTTCGTGGTCGTCGTCGGTTTCTTCTATATCAAAACATCGAACTATACGCCGTTCATTCCGCCGTCCGAGCCTGCCAGCAAAGTGCTTGGGCCGGATTCCGGCGGCGTTATGACACAGCCGCTTATGCAATGGGTCACGGGCCAGCAGCCGACCGTTTACGGCGTTTCCGGCATTATCTCCGGCGCCGCTCTGGTCTTCTTCTCGTTCCTGGGCTTCGACGTGGTGGCCACCGCCAGCGAGGAGACCAAGAACCCCAAGCGCAACGTGCCTCTGGGTATCGGCCTCGGCATGGTGCTGGTCATCGTCATGTACATGCTCGTTGCCATCGTCACCACCGGCATGGTTTCTTATAAGGACCTTGCGAAGGCCAAGGATCCGTCGTTGGCTACCGGTTTCGAGCTTGTGGGGGCCACCTGGGCCGCCAAGATCATCTCCTTCGCCATTGTCATCGGTCTGACCACCGTGGTCATGGTGTTGCTGCTCGGCCTGACCCGCGTGGTCTTCGCCATGAGCCGCGACGGCCTGTTGCCGCGTGGTCTCTCGAAAGTCGGCAAGCGCGGCACGCCCGCCAAGCTGCAGATCGCCGTGGGCATCCTCTTTGCGATTGTGTCATCGAGTTTCAACGTCTCCATCCTGGCCGACATGGTCAATATCGGTACGCTTTCGGCCTTCACGCTGGTCGCGATTTCCATCCCGATCATGCGTAAGAAACGCCCCGACCTGCCGCGTTCCTTCAAGATTCCCGGCAGCCCGTGGGTTCCGATTCTGATCGCTGTGGCCAACCTGTGGCTGATGCTGAATCTGACGGTTCTGACGTGGATTCGTTTCGTGGTCTGGTTGCTGATCGGCTTCTGCATCTATTTCGGTTATTCCTATCGTCACTCTTTGCTCGGTACCGGGCAGCTTGACAAGGATGTGGAAGAGGCCGAGGAAAATCTGGATTTGGCCGGTCTGACGGAGGAAAATACCGAGGCCCGGAGAGCTTAGGTTCGCGTTGCCGGCGACGCCTGTCCGTCGTTGCTTAAACGTAGGCTGATACTACTTGAAGCTTGTAAGGAGGCCTCTTCAATGGCTTATGTGATTGCTCAGCCCTGCATCGACGTCAAAGATAAGGCGTGTGTGGACGAATGCCCGGTCGACTGCATTTACGAGGGCGACCGTACGCTCTACATCAATCCCAATGAGTGTGTGGACTGCGGCGCCTGCGAGCCTGTGTGTCCCACCGAGGCGATTTTCTACGAGGACGACGTGCCTGAGGAATGGGCTTGGTACAAGGATGCAGCGGTCACGTATTTCAACGATCTCGGTGATTTGGGCGGCGCTCAGGCCGCCGGTCCGTCCGGCAAGGACGAGGCCCGTATCGCTGCGCTTCCCCCGCAGAATCAGGACTGATTTTCCGGCTTACGTTTAAGACGTTTCGACCCGCGTGTTTTCACTTTCCAATGTGAAATTCGCGGGCTTTGCCTTTGTAAGCATAGTCTGATTTTACCTATCGTTTCTCTGCCATTTCAGCGTTTCAAAGGTATCTTTGAATATTGCGGAGACGATTGAGGCGTACCTCGGACTTTTGGCCAAGGTAAGGTCTGTCCGAAGGCAATTTCGCTGGTTGCGTGATATATGGAGATACCTTTTGGCGCTGTCGCCGGTATCATCGCTAGTATATGTTCTACCGAAATGACGCGAAAGGCGACGTGAGATGGGTTTTTACAGGTTTGATTCTCCCTACGATTGGAATCGTGTCGCACCGTACAGGGAAACCGCCAAAAACGCACCAGGTGGCATGATTGACCTTTCCGTCGGCTCACCGGTTGACTCGGTACCGGCCAGCGTCCAGCAGGCGCTCGCCGATTCCTCCGATGCCCCGAATGCCCATGGCTATCCCACCGTTGCTGGAACCGAGACTCTACGCAAATCTGTGCGTGAGTGGTTCCAGACCAATCGCGGTGTCGATTTCGAAGCGATTGACGCTGACTTCGTGCCCACCGTCGGCTCCAAGGAGGCCGTGGCGCTGATGGCGTCGCTGCTGCATTTCGGCCCAGGTGATGTCATTGTGCAGCCCGAAGTATCCTATCCCACTTACGATATCGGCACCCAACTGGCCGGTGCCAAGACCTACAAAGCTGCCGATATCGCCGACGTCGATTCGTGGCGTTCCGTTCCCGGCGTCAAGGCCATCTGGGTCAATTCCCCGAGCAACCCGACCGGCGAAGTGCTTTCGGCCTCGCAGCTTCACCGCATCGTTGCCGCGGCCCGCGAAATCGGCGCCGTGGTTCTTTCCGACGAATGCTATGGACTGCTCACGTGGGCTGATGGCAATGATGTCGAGCCAAGTCCTGCTCCCTGCATGCTGCAGCCCGATGTTTGCGACGGCAGTGCCGAGGGCATTCTCGTGCTTTACTCACTGAGCAAGCAGTCCAACATGGCCGGTTACCGTACCGCGCTCATCGCCGGTGATCCCACGCTCGTTCGCCCGATGACGGTTTATCGTAAGCAGATTGGCGAAATCATTCCCGGCCCGGTTCAGGCTGCAATGGCCGCAGCGTTGCATGATTTCGGCTCGGTCCGTGCCCAGCGTGCCCGTTATGCCCAGCGTTTGCAACAGCTGGTCGAGGGCCTGCGTGCCTACGGCTACGACGCACGCATGCCGCAAGGTGCACTCTACGTCTGGGTCCGCGCGAAAAGCGGCAATTGCTGGCAGGATATGGCCGATTTGGCTCGTCTCGGCATCATTGCCAGTCCCGGCGAATTCTACGGCGCCCCTACTCATCTGCGTTTCTCCGCCACAGCTCCCGACGCTTCCATCGCTGAGGTTGTCGCTCGCCTGCACGGCTAAATCCGTTATTTCAACGATGCGACCAAAAGCGTGGAATTCAAGCTTCTTGGTCGCGTTTTTGATTTTGCTGTGACAAAAGCACGTTTTAGCCGCGGTTTTTGTACTTTTGGTCGGTCGCATCTTCAATTGCGTCCGTAGTGGAAAGTCCAGTTGTGATAAGAAATCTCGTCTGAGAGCTATCGATATCGGATAATTTTGGTAAGTATGCTGGGTTATCCTATATAACTATGCATGTCGATCAGAGAGTAAGAACCAGCGATCTGCTTACACAAGATCATCCTGAGCGTTTACTGGGTCGGGATAAAACGATGTCCCATCCCAAAAGGCTGAACCCTTTGCTTCGCGGCCTCGTTTTCCTGGGTGTGTTCATCTTCGTCGTATTTGACGTGTCGCTCATACTGGCTGCGGTGAGTTTGGTAATGACCGGCAATTTGAAGATGTTCTATACGAGTGATTTGAGTTCTCCCAGCGCGCTTCTTGACATGATCATCGAAGTCGCGGCGGCGATTGCCGGATATCTGGTCGTCGTCTACGGCATGGAACAGCGCTCGCATCCATTTGAGTTTCGTCTGGCCAGGTGCAAGGGGCTGATTCTCGGCGGCGTCATAGGCTTCGGTGCCATTGCCATATGCGTTGGAATCCTTGCTCTGACAGGAAACTATCGGGTCTTGGGCTTTAATTCCAATTACTATCACACTTGGCGGGATATCATCACCATAGGCATCTGTGCCGGCGTTGCCGAAGAGATTATGATGCGTGGCATGCTGCTTCGCTTGGTCGAGGAGTGGCTCGGTTCATGGGGCGCGCTGGTGGTTTCGGCGCTGGTGTTCGGGCTCATGCATTTGGGCAATGAGGACGGCTCGCTCTGGGGAGGACTGGCCATCGCCATCGAAGACGGTATTCTTGCCGCGGCGCTTTATTTCGTGACCCGTTCCCTCTGGGTGTGCATCGGCGAGCACATTATGTGGAACATCGCCGAAGGGCCGATTTTCGGCTCCATCGTTTCCGGCAATGGCAGACAGGATTCGTGGCTGAATGTTAAATGGTCTGGATCCGACATCATGACCGGAGGCAGTTTTGGTCTCGAAGCCAGCATCGTTCCGGTGATTCTTCTGGGTGCTGCTGGCCTTGCGTTGATGGTCTATGCTCAGTGCAAAGGTCTGTTGGTCCGGCCGTCGTGGGTGCGCAAACGTATGGTAATCGCTGAAGATACTAGGAAATCAATTTTTCCCGAATCCTGATTTTTATCGTATGTCCCATCGAAGAAGTGAACAGGCTCAAAATCCTTGAGTGGATTCGCTGATTTGTCGTCGTAAGTTCGATTTGGAATAGACCCTAAGGTACGGCAGTATGTCATTGAACTTGTTTGGACGTGGCATGCGGAGCTATATGATCTACTGTTCCGGCTTGCTGTTGTTGGCGATTTGCTTGGCTTTCCAGTCGCCGTGCTCCAGGCCGAGGGTGGCCGCGCCCGATCCGTAGCGCTCGCGGACTGCGTCGAGCACTGTTTCGGCGCTGCGGATGCGCTCT
This genomic stretch from Bifidobacterium sp. ESL0690 harbors:
- a CDS encoding amino acid permease; its protein translation is MNLFRTKSVEQALAETATGDRKLVRNLGAWDLAVMGVAVAVGAGIFSIGAQAAAFHAGPAAILSFLIAGIICGAAVMCYAEFASMIPAAGSAYTFTYTTVGELVAWIIGWDLILEMLMAGSVVSKYWSVYLNDFLRLMGFNSSTEIHFGKFTFDWAPLIVITFFTVLLVLGTRIGARVDGAFTILKIGIVVFVVVVGFFYIKTSNYTPFIPPSEPASKVLGPDSGGVMTQPLMQWVTGQQPTVYGVSGIISGAALVFFSFLGFDVVATASEETKNPKRNVPLGIGLGMVLVIVMYMLVAIVTTGMVSYKDLAKAKDPSLATGFELVGATWAAKIISFAIVIGLTTVVMVLLLGLTRVVFAMSRDGLLPRGLSKVGKRGTPAKLQIAVGILFAIVSSSFNVSILADMVNIGTLSAFTLVAISIPIMRKKRPDLPRSFKIPGSPWVPILIAVANLWLMLNLTVLTWIRFVVWLLIGFCIYFGYSYRHSLLGTGQLDKDVEEAEENLDLAGLTEENTEARRA
- a CDS encoding UDP-N-acetylmuramate dehydrogenase, whose product is MTGQVDSQKQPAPTLAQLTTIGVGGAVDRFVEPQSEEEFVDAVRDADAAGLPLLVIGGGSNLLVADEPFHGVVVRDARRGISVLDDDAHADVNAGSVAIVAQAGVNWDDFVAFCVDSGFSGIEGLSGVPGSVGASVVQNIGAYGQEVASCVSSVRVFDRENQRIRQLDRDDMYFGYRSSALKSSMYTAPATPAGSYFPTPRYVVLAVTFELQRNRTDEVAFDQLAKALDIEVGERMPNADIRQAVLKVRAAKGMLEDPNRYLLPVMRGCKNFHTFADAFSANDLASRDSLTNVSGKAGFPLNFDRHSCGSFFMNPILTKQQAAKLPPEAPQFKASLPNGEPGVKTSAAWLIDHAGFHKGYKVRPDAKAGLSTLHTLALTNRGGAHAGDVEELAKTIQTGVEEKFGIRLVPEPVVVGMDLR
- the dapC gene encoding succinyldiaminopimelate transaminase, with the translated sequence MGFYRFDSPYDWNRVAPYRETAKNAPGGMIDLSVGSPVDSVPASVQQALADSSDAPNAHGYPTVAGTETLRKSVREWFQTNRGVDFEAIDADFVPTVGSKEAVALMASLLHFGPGDVIVQPEVSYPTYDIGTQLAGAKTYKAADIADVDSWRSVPGVKAIWVNSPSNPTGEVLSASQLHRIVAAAREIGAVVLSDECYGLLTWADGNDVEPSPAPCMLQPDVCDGSAEGILVLYSLSKQSNMAGYRTALIAGDPTLVRPMTVYRKQIGEIIPGPVQAAMAAALHDFGSVRAQRARYAQRLQQLVEGLRAYGYDARMPQGALYVWVRAKSGNCWQDMADLARLGIIASPGEFYGAPTHLRFSATAPDASIAEVVARLHG
- a CDS encoding type II CAAX endopeptidase family protein, yielding MSHPKRLNPLLRGLVFLGVFIFVVFDVSLILAAVSLVMTGNLKMFYTSDLSSPSALLDMIIEVAAAIAGYLVVVYGMEQRSHPFEFRLARCKGLILGGVIGFGAIAICVGILALTGNYRVLGFNSNYYHTWRDIITIGICAGVAEEIMMRGMLLRLVEEWLGSWGALVVSALVFGLMHLGNEDGSLWGGLAIAIEDGILAAALYFVTRSLWVCIGEHIMWNIAEGPIFGSIVSGNGRQDSWLNVKWSGSDIMTGGSFGLEASIVPVILLGAAGLALMVYAQCKGLLVRPSWVRKRMVIAEDTRKSIFPES
- the fdxA gene encoding ferredoxin, whose protein sequence is MAYVIAQPCIDVKDKACVDECPVDCIYEGDRTLYINPNECVDCGACEPVCPTEAIFYEDDVPEEWAWYKDAAVTYFNDLGDLGGAQAAGPSGKDEARIAALPPQNQD